From a single Theropithecus gelada isolate Dixy chromosome 10, Tgel_1.0, whole genome shotgun sequence genomic region:
- the TSPO gene encoding translocator protein: MAPPWVPAMGFTLAPSLGCFVGSRFVHGEGLRWYAGLQKPSWHPPHWVLGPVWGTLYSAMGYGSYLVWKELGGFTEEAVVPLGLYTGQLALNWAWPPIFFGARQMGWALVDLLLVSGAAAATTVAWYQVSPLAARLLYPYLAWLAFATTLNYCVWRDNRGWRGGRRLPE, from the exons atGGCCCCGCCCTGGGTGCCCGCCATGGGCTTCACACTGGCGCCCAGCCTGGGGTGCTTCGTGGGCTCCCGCTTTGTCCACGGCGAGGGTCTCCGCTGGTACGCCGGCCTGCAGAAGCCATCGTGGCACCCGCCTCACTGGGTGCTGGGCCCTGTCTGGGGCACGCTCTATTCAGCCATGGG GTATGGCTCCTACCTGGTCTGGAAAGAGCTGGGAGGCTTCACGGAAGAGGCTGTGGTTCCCCTGGGCCTCTACACCGGGCAGCTGGCCCTGAACTGGGCGTGGCCGCCCATCTTCTTTGGTGCCCGACAAATGGGCTGG GCCCTGGTGGATCTCCTGTTGGTCAGTGGGGCGGCGGCAGCCACTACCGTGGCCTGGTACCAGGTGAGCCCGCTGGCCGCCCGCCTGCTCTACCCCTACCTGGCCTGGCTGGCCTTCGCGACCACACTCAACTACTGTGTGTGGCGGGACAACCGTGGCTGGCGTGGGGGCCGGCGGCTGCCAGAGTGA